One window of Saprospiraceae bacterium genomic DNA carries:
- a CDS encoding saccharopine dehydrogenase NADP-binding domain-containing protein has translation MYIKHKVIIAGAGGIGRAAGLIMAEQPDFDCEIFIGDIQLDIAEEACQWIQKGASSLVNIESFEIKQDVVSEHMDYILKSADILLDCLPGSEAPKMAAFAKKYKLHYVNLTEYVDETNQILELAKDAETGFILQSGLAPGYVNILANHLYKDFVLQYGDQQVDHIAMKVGALTRITTNPHYYGFTWSPIGVATEYVKDAIVIRNGIKTTIPSLTETTDILIDGIHYEDDFTSGGAADLPDYFSGKVRNLDYKTIRYPGHYQWVKNQLAEIGSQPNPEIALLDKMKQVIPNVDEDLIVLYVGIIGKDVSGSIRIKERSLRIEPSFVGSHKLKAIQTTTAAPMLEAARMLLSGKYKGPMLQSQIDTQEFLSGSFVQMVFNQKKYRELV, from the coding sequence ATGTATATAAAACACAAAGTGATCATTGCCGGAGCTGGTGGAATTGGACGTGCTGCAGGCTTGATTATGGCTGAACAACCTGATTTTGATTGTGAAATTTTTATTGGAGACATCCAGCTTGATATTGCAGAAGAAGCATGTCAATGGATTCAAAAGGGAGCCTCTAGTCTCGTTAATATTGAATCCTTTGAAATAAAACAGGATGTTGTTTCGGAACATATGGACTACATTTTAAAATCTGCAGACATTCTATTGGATTGCCTTCCAGGTTCAGAAGCACCCAAAATGGCTGCTTTTGCAAAAAAATACAAGTTGCACTATGTGAATCTTACCGAATATGTGGATGAAACCAATCAAATTCTTGAATTAGCAAAAGATGCTGAAACTGGATTTATCCTACAATCCGGTTTGGCTCCAGGATATGTTAATATTCTTGCCAATCATTTATATAAGGATTTTGTGTTACAGTATGGGGATCAACAGGTAGACCATATTGCTATGAAAGTAGGAGCTTTGACTCGGATTACTACCAACCCACATTATTATGGGTTTACCTGGAGTCCTATTGGTGTTGCAACAGAATACGTAAAAGATGCCATTGTAATTCGCAATGGAATTAAAACGACCATTCCCTCCCTTACAGAAACTACTGATATATTAATAGACGGCATTCATTATGAAGATGATTTTACCAGTGGAGGGGCTGCTGATTTACCTGATTATTTTTCAGGAAAGGTTCGCAATCTGGATTATAAAACCATTCGATATCCAGGGCATTACCAATGGGTTAAAAATCAGTTGGCCGAAATCGGATCGCAACCCAATCCTGAAATTGCACTGTTAGATAAAATGAAACAAGTAATCCCCAATGTTGATGAGGACCTTATAGTTTTATATGTTGGGATCATTGGAAAAGATGTTTCGGGTTCCATTCGCATCAAAGAGCGTAGTCTTCGCATTGAACCTTCTTTTGTGGGAAGCCATAAATTAAAAGCCATCCAAACAACAACGGCTGCTCCTATGTTGGAAGCTGCCAGAATGTTATTGTCTGGAAAGTATAAAGGTCCAATGCTTCAATCCCAAATTGATACACAGGAATTCTTATCCGGTTCATTTGTTCAAATGGTTTTTAATCAAAAGAAATATAGAGAATTAGTTTAA
- a CDS encoding DNA translocase FtsK, producing the protein MARSKKNKETAWQSFVAMLKDERLSKIIAILCFMMALFILVSSISYFFTWKADQDKIFSYSWHILFNSKVNIANSLGKLGALSSHFLFYYGFGIAALLIVPIIIHLGFRFLHRSGWLSFLRFTTHTLVIMSLLSMIFYYVFQNWSFPYGGAFGARNCLWMEGIMGPIGAGLGLVFGLIALVVWYYNPNLQNFQADAVGHTAVSSMWNADWFNFKSAFQNVTNDGGHNPEQFLKTTPNPTPQQKPIMVDWSEHPDQDDLLASLAPKEDKPSQTPDLEIAISDPTDFLMEPPVRATEQSDHQFFPQAVSVDDDGWEAEDLTPYDHKANLSGYKAPQLDLLHDYSDQKFEIDREELETNKNLIIATLQHYKIEIQKIKATIGPTVTLYEIVPAPGVRISRIKSLEDDIALSLSAQGIRIIAPIPGKGTIGIEVANKNRQTVALKELLRSERFNDQKLELPIALGKNISNEVIVADLTKMPHLLIAGATGQGKSVGINAILMSLLYRKHPSEVKLVLIDPKKVELPIYSEISKHFLAQLPNSDEAIITDNSKVIYTLNSLCIEMDQRYGLLKMARVRNILEYNDKFTKRRLNPEKGHKYLPYIVLVIDEFADLIMTAGKEVEMPLGRLAQLARAVGIHLIIATQRPSVKIITGLIKANFPGRIAFKVSSNIDSRTILDYGGAERLIGRGDMLFNVGSDMIRLQCAYVDTPEVERVIKFIGNQQSYGTPYLLPEYKGDENDNDNGGSSININDLDENFFEAARLVVQSQHGSTSMIQRRMKLGYNRAGRIMDQLESLGIVSTGEGSKPREVLVFTEPELDNILSKLKR; encoded by the coding sequence ATGGCGCGGTCAAAAAAGAATAAAGAGACTGCCTGGCAATCCTTTGTCGCCATGTTAAAAGATGAACGTCTCTCCAAAATTATTGCCATCCTCTGTTTTATGATGGCACTGTTTATCCTGGTTTCCTCTATTTCCTATTTCTTTACCTGGAAAGCAGATCAGGATAAGATTTTTAGCTATTCCTGGCACATCTTATTTAACTCTAAAGTAAACATTGCCAATAGTTTAGGCAAGTTGGGCGCATTGAGTTCGCATTTCTTATTTTATTATGGATTCGGCATTGCTGCCCTCCTCATTGTGCCAATTATAATCCATTTAGGATTCCGGTTTTTACATCGGTCCGGCTGGCTATCCTTCCTAAGATTTACAACCCATACGTTGGTGATCATGTCACTTTTATCTATGATCTTTTATTATGTGTTTCAAAATTGGAGTTTCCCCTATGGAGGAGCTTTTGGCGCACGAAATTGTTTGTGGATGGAAGGAATCATGGGACCTATTGGAGCAGGCTTGGGTTTGGTTTTTGGATTAATTGCACTTGTTGTATGGTATTACAACCCAAATTTGCAGAACTTTCAAGCCGATGCGGTTGGCCACACCGCAGTTTCGTCGATGTGGAATGCTGATTGGTTTAATTTTAAAAGCGCATTTCAAAACGTTACGAATGATGGCGGCCACAATCCGGAGCAGTTTTTAAAAACTACTCCAAATCCAACACCGCAGCAAAAACCTATCATGGTAGACTGGAGTGAACATCCAGACCAGGATGATCTTTTGGCATCATTGGCACCAAAAGAAGACAAACCAAGCCAAACACCAGACCTTGAAATTGCCATTTCTGATCCCACAGATTTTCTAATGGAACCCCCTGTAAGAGCAACAGAACAAAGCGATCATCAGTTTTTCCCACAAGCCGTCTCAGTAGATGACGACGGCTGGGAAGCTGAGGATCTTACGCCCTATGACCACAAAGCAAATCTTTCAGGATACAAAGCCCCTCAGCTTGACTTACTCCATGATTATTCGGATCAAAAATTTGAAATTGATCGCGAAGAATTGGAAACCAATAAAAATTTAATTATTGCAACACTTCAACATTATAAAATTGAAATTCAAAAAATAAAAGCAACCATCGGACCAACGGTAACTCTTTATGAAATTGTTCCCGCTCCGGGTGTACGGATTTCCCGGATCAAAAGCCTAGAAGATGACATTGCTTTAAGTTTATCAGCTCAAGGCATTCGAATTATTGCACCCATTCCAGGCAAAGGCACGATTGGGATTGAAGTAGCAAACAAAAATCGCCAGACTGTTGCTTTAAAAGAATTGCTTCGTTCAGAACGATTTAATGATCAAAAATTAGAATTGCCAATTGCATTGGGTAAAAATATTTCAAATGAAGTAATCGTTGCGGATCTTACCAAAATGCCTCACCTATTAATTGCTGGTGCAACAGGTCAGGGAAAATCTGTAGGGATCAATGCCATCCTGATGTCTTTACTTTACCGCAAACATCCATCTGAAGTAAAGTTGGTCTTAATAGATCCTAAAAAGGTAGAGTTGCCAATTTATTCTGAAATCAGCAAACACTTTTTAGCTCAATTACCAAATTCAGATGAAGCCATTATCACGGATAACTCCAAAGTTATTTATACACTCAATTCGTTGTGCATTGAAATGGATCAACGTTATGGTTTATTAAAAATGGCTCGTGTTAGAAACATTCTAGAGTACAATGACAAATTTACCAAACGCAGATTAAACCCTGAAAAAGGACATAAGTACTTGCCCTACATCGTACTTGTAATCGATGAATTTGCCGATTTGATCATGACGGCAGGAAAAGAAGTAGAAATGCCCCTGGGTCGTTTAGCGCAATTGGCTCGTGCTGTAGGTATTCATTTAATTATTGCAACACAGAGGCCTTCCGTAAAAATTATAACAGGTTTGATAAAAGCAAACTTCCCGGGAAGAATCGCATTTAAAGTTTCTTCTAATATTGACTCCCGCACCATTCTGGACTATGGAGGAGCAGAACGTTTAATTGGACGTGGAGATATGCTATTTAATGTAGGTTCCGATATGATTCGTTTACAATGTGCTTATGTTGACACACCGGAAGTTGAACGGGTAATTAAATTTATAGGAAATCAACAAAGCTACGGTACGCCCTACTTGCTTCCTGAATATAAAGGTGACGAAAACGATAACGACAATGGAGGTTCATCAATAAACATAAACGATTTAGATGAAAACTTTTTTGAAGCAGCACGCCTCGTCGTTCAGTCTCAACATGGAAGTACCAGTATGATTCAACGCCGAATGAAACTTGGATACAATCGTGCAGGTCGTATCATGGATCAACTTGAAAGCCTTGGAATTGTAAGCACCGGGGAAGGAAGTAAACCAAGGGAAGTTTTGGTATTTACAGAACCTGAATTGGATAATATCCTATCTAAATTGAAACGCTAA
- a CDS encoding T9SS type A sorting domain-containing protein, producing the protein MANKFVNYGIQNTKISYFNFCLLYTLCYSQNWQIQNTATNFNDIFLLDNNKGWIVGRSGIIQHYDGNKWVFQNSNSTNDLASVWAIDENNAWAVGKSGTILKYNGSNWSIENSGTTSDLLGVWGLNKDNVWAVGRSGTILKYDGNSWIPQASGTTKNLQSIWGPDMNNIWVVGATILNYNGNNWSQINADTTNYLYKLWGVDKDNIWAVGAGGTGNGAILKFDGTTWSKQASNTNAILFNIHGTDVNNIWAVGTGGVILVYKNNQWVTQNSGTTAYLTGVFATDVNNIWVVGWSGTKLLGDGFKWNKQYINSQSLFNVWVFDPRNVWAVGSKGLIVKYDGSNWITQDSKTVNDIWGIWGNDSKNIWAVGSKGTILKYNGNSWLNQTIATTEDFQSVWGIDNNNVYAVTYRGKIFKYDGSAWVNQLASSGDYLFGIHGIDSNNIWAVGYKGKIFKYDGTNWTSMISNTTETLRSVWAADDKNIWAVGDGGVLLKYDGVSWTVQDPGIRLNDLYGVWGTDANNVYVGGTQGILFKYDGTKWKKQSVPNVRYYSIHGYQSDIWAVGTGSTILYSNQSSVNVRDPKNKMNVLMYPNPANDYVQFSFDQEKSGMTEITLYDLLGKQIMTKATILNNGKSNVNIDLAGLQKGVYLTTISLGRNKWKGKLVVN; encoded by the coding sequence TTGGCAAATAAATTTGTCAATTATGGTATACAGAATACAAAAATTTCTTATTTCAATTTTTGCTTATTATATACTTTATGCTATTCTCAAAATTGGCAAATTCAGAATACTGCTACTAATTTTAACGACATATTTCTACTAGACAATAATAAAGGATGGATTGTCGGTAGGTCTGGAATTATACAGCATTATGATGGCAATAAATGGGTTTTTCAGAATTCTAATAGTACTAATGACCTAGCTTCTGTTTGGGCAATAGATGAGAATAATGCATGGGCAGTTGGAAAGTCTGGTACTATTTTAAAATATAATGGCAGTAATTGGAGTATCGAAAATTCTGGGACTACATCAGATTTACTAGGTGTGTGGGGCTTAAATAAGGACAATGTTTGGGCTGTTGGTCGTTCGGGAACTATCCTTAAATATGATGGAAACAGCTGGATTCCTCAAGCTTCTGGAACAACCAAGAATCTTCAATCAATTTGGGGTCCTGATATGAATAATATATGGGTGGTAGGAGCAACAATTCTCAATTATAACGGAAACAACTGGTCTCAAATAAATGCTGATACCACAAATTATCTTTATAAACTATGGGGAGTTGATAAAGATAATATTTGGGCCGTTGGTGCAGGGGGAACTGGAAATGGTGCGATTTTAAAATTCGATGGTACAACATGGTCAAAACAAGCTTCAAATACAAATGCAATACTTTTCAATATTCATGGAACTGATGTAAATAATATTTGGGCAGTTGGGACAGGTGGAGTGATCTTGGTTTATAAAAATAATCAATGGGTAACTCAAAATTCCGGCACTACTGCATATCTCACTGGGGTATTTGCAACAGATGTAAATAATATATGGGTGGTTGGTTGGTCAGGTACTAAATTATTAGGTGATGGCTTTAAATGGAATAAGCAATATATAAATTCTCAGTCCCTATTCAATGTTTGGGTATTTGACCCCAGAAATGTTTGGGCTGTAGGTAGCAAAGGACTAATTGTTAAATATGATGGATCAAATTGGATAACTCAAGATTCAAAAACTGTGAATGATATTTGGGGTATCTGGGGCAATGACTCCAAAAATATTTGGGCCGTAGGAAGTAAAGGTACAATTCTTAAATATAATGGTAACAGTTGGTTAAATCAAACAATAGCCACAACTGAAGACTTTCAAAGTGTCTGGGGCATTGATAATAATAATGTATATGCCGTTACTTACAGAGGGAAAATTTTTAAGTATGATGGATCTGCCTGGGTCAACCAATTGGCAAGCAGTGGAGATTATCTATTTGGAATCCATGGTATTGATTCTAATAATATTTGGGCTGTAGGTTATAAAGGTAAAATTTTCAAGTACGATGGAACAAATTGGACATCAATGATTTCCAATACAACGGAAACTTTAAGGAGTGTTTGGGCTGCAGATGATAAAAACATCTGGGCTGTGGGAGATGGTGGAGTCTTGTTAAAATATGATGGTGTTAGTTGGACTGTTCAAGACCCTGGTATTAGATTAAATGATTTGTATGGGGTTTGGGGAACAGATGCAAATAATGTATATGTTGGAGGTACTCAAGGTATTCTTTTCAAATACGATGGAACAAAATGGAAAAAACAGAGTGTACCAAATGTAAGATATTATTCTATTCATGGTTACCAATCCGATATCTGGGCAGTCGGCACGGGTTCAACCATTTTATATTCAAATCAAAGTTCTGTTAATGTAAGAGATCCTAAGAATAAAATGAACGTTTTAATGTACCCCAATCCTGCAAATGATTATGTGCAGTTCTCTTTCGATCAGGAAAAAAGTGGTATGACGGAAATTACTCTATACGATCTATTAGGAAAACAAATCATGACTAAGGCAACTATATTGAATAATGGTAAATCAAATGTAAATATTGATCTGGCTGGGCTTCAAAAAGGAGTATATCTGACAACAATTAGCTTGGGTCGAAATAAATGGAAAGGTAAACTTGTTGTAAATTGA
- a CDS encoding DUF1800 family protein, which translates to MKHQHSNINMMKTNLLFGFLCCCLFYHNGYSQKLILGGSSGSDIKVYSSDSWKPRNRPDSCPPTATINGQGMLFDILNASRFLFQSGMGAGYDDIRNLAGIDFADWIDQQIKIPATNYLKETRDVHHEVLDWHFSTGGDSASIALSPNWIHFQYAWWTAHQKNQDRLRQRVALALSELFVISLDSDLQGFGEGLASYYDIMSRNAFGNFKDILMAISLHPTMGFYLSHLNNPKTDSIENTRPDENYAREIMQLFSIGLSELNPDGSLKLDSLGQAIPSYDQKDIKELAKIFTGLGLGAVVPNMYTDTAVFGMGIYLADMTKPMRMYEFWHEPGEKIMLDGSIIPSGQQGMKDIQDAVTYLFNHPNVGPFIGRQLIQRLIKSNPSPDYIERVTAVFNNDGKGVRGNMGAVIKAILLDPEARDCDWMLDATNGQLREPIVRYAHFTSAMDIEQYYDRFWNIGYEFFTNTGQIPLAAPTVFNFYSPFYRPKGELDKAGLYGPEFQIHNSRTSIGFINQVNNWAVYDYVMYSWERDDPYTILMLNELEDLAAEPEVLVNRLDILLTHGNLSDRTRGIIKETISKFITGSYRESRVRMALYLMMISPDYAIFK; encoded by the coding sequence TTGAAGCATCAACATTCGAATATCAACATGATGAAAACCAATTTACTTTTTGGATTCTTATGTTGCTGCTTATTCTACCATAATGGATATTCCCAAAAGCTGATTTTGGGTGGCTCCTCTGGCAGCGACATCAAAGTATACAGCAGCGACAGCTGGAAACCCCGCAATCGTCCGGACAGTTGTCCACCCACTGCAACCATCAACGGCCAGGGTATGTTGTTTGACATACTCAATGCCAGTCGATTTTTATTTCAATCTGGTATGGGGGCTGGTTACGATGACATTCGAAATCTTGCTGGCATTGACTTTGCTGATTGGATAGACCAACAAATCAAGATTCCAGCTACCAATTATTTAAAAGAAACTCGGGATGTACATCATGAAGTACTTGACTGGCATTTTTCAACCGGAGGAGATTCAGCAAGCATTGCACTCAGTCCAAATTGGATTCATTTTCAATATGCCTGGTGGACAGCACATCAAAAAAACCAAGACCGCTTAAGACAGCGCGTTGCGTTGGCTTTGAGCGAACTTTTTGTGATTTCTCTGGATTCTGATTTGCAAGGTTTTGGTGAAGGGTTGGCAAGTTATTACGACATCATGTCAAGAAATGCTTTTGGAAATTTTAAAGATATTTTAATGGCAATAAGCCTCCATCCGACGATGGGTTTTTATTTAAGCCATCTCAACAATCCAAAAACCGACAGCATTGAAAATACGCGTCCAGATGAAAACTATGCCCGTGAAATCATGCAGCTTTTTTCAATTGGACTCAGCGAACTGAATCCGGATGGAAGTTTAAAATTAGATAGCCTTGGACAAGCCATCCCAAGTTATGATCAAAAAGACATTAAAGAACTAGCAAAAATATTTACAGGATTGGGTCTGGGTGCGGTTGTTCCCAACATGTATACTGATACTGCTGTGTTTGGCATGGGCATTTATCTTGCAGATATGACCAAACCCATGCGTATGTATGAATTCTGGCATGAACCCGGTGAAAAAATAATGCTTGATGGAAGTATTATTCCTTCCGGTCAACAAGGCATGAAAGACATTCAAGATGCTGTGACCTATTTATTTAATCATCCAAATGTAGGCCCTTTTATAGGGAGACAATTAATTCAACGTTTAATTAAATCCAATCCTTCTCCTGATTATATTGAACGCGTAACAGCCGTTTTCAATAATGATGGAAAGGGTGTCAGAGGAAATATGGGCGCTGTAATCAAAGCAATTCTTCTGGATCCTGAAGCACGGGATTGTGATTGGATGTTGGATGCTACTAATGGTCAACTTCGTGAACCGATCGTACGCTATGCTCATTTTACTTCGGCAATGGACATCGAACAATACTACGATCGATTTTGGAATATCGGATATGAATTTTTTACAAACACGGGTCAAATTCCATTAGCAGCACCTACCGTTTTTAATTTCTACTCTCCTTTTTACAGACCTAAAGGTGAACTAGATAAAGCTGGTTTATATGGACCTGAATTTCAAATTCACAATTCCAGAACCAGCATCGGTTTTATCAATCAAGTTAATAATTGGGCTGTTTACGATTATGTTATGTACAGTTGGGAACGAGATGATCCTTATACCATTTTAATGTTAAATGAATTAGAAGATCTTGCAGCAGAACCAGAAGTGTTGGTAAATCGATTGGATATTTTATTAACGCATGGGAATCTCAGTGATCGTACCCGTGGAATTATCAAAGAAACCATCAGTAAATTTATTACCGGTAGTTATCGAGAGTCAAGGGTGCGAATGGCTTTATACTTAATGATGATTTCGCCCGATTACGCCATCTTTAAATAA
- a CDS encoding DUF1501 domain-containing protein, whose protein sequence is MSQHKLSRRKFVGQVSCAALGYTSIMNSLIHLKGINALAASSSMMDPQYKALVCLMLSGGNDSYNMIVPMGNKEYNDYAKTRSNLALPKSELLPIQVNNTPGRTFGLHPALKGCQKMHEDGKMVFVSNVGTLLEPTTKDGFYNNSVKLPLGLLSHSDQSIQWQSSLADKRSTSGWGGRMSDLIRDMNSATEISMNISLAGTNLYQTGNETIEFAIDPRYGSIGISGYRPDNTYDQFNILRTSAIDTLLDYEYKDIFQKTYIDVVRSSRDGHIKFTGALDKAPTLQTQFTDNDISQAFNMIARTISVHEDLGFKRQIFFVNFYGWDHHDEVLNNQNEMLGIVDGALLQFNAAMEELNLSNQVTTFTASEFGRSLISNGNGTDHAWGGNAMVMGGAVNGKKIYGKFPLLASNSDLNVYDGIMIPTTSVDQYFAELALWMGVQASDLSYVLPNIGHFYDPNSGKAPIGFLKI, encoded by the coding sequence ATGAGTCAACATAAACTATCAAGAAGAAAATTTGTAGGACAGGTCAGTTGTGCTGCGCTTGGCTATACATCCATAATGAATTCACTGATCCATTTAAAAGGAATCAATGCATTGGCAGCATCCAGTTCGATGATGGATCCTCAATACAAAGCATTGGTTTGTTTAATGCTTTCTGGTGGGAATGATTCCTACAACATGATCGTGCCTATGGGTAACAAGGAATACAACGATTATGCTAAAACACGATCCAATTTGGCTTTGCCTAAATCTGAATTATTGCCCATTCAGGTGAATAATACACCTGGACGAACCTTTGGATTACATCCGGCATTAAAAGGCTGTCAGAAAATGCATGAGGATGGCAAAATGGTTTTTGTTTCTAATGTCGGTACGTTATTAGAACCTACCACCAAAGATGGATTTTACAACAACTCAGTGAAATTACCATTGGGACTTTTGTCACATTCCGATCAATCCATTCAATGGCAGTCTTCCTTAGCAGATAAACGTTCTACATCCGGCTGGGGTGGACGCATGTCTGATTTAATTCGAGACATGAATTCCGCAACAGAAATCAGTATGAATATTTCTCTTGCAGGAACTAATTTATATCAAACCGGAAACGAGACCATCGAATTTGCGATTGATCCCCGTTATGGAAGTATTGGGATCAGTGGCTATCGTCCTGATAACACCTACGATCAGTTTAATATACTTCGAACTTCGGCGATTGATACCCTATTGGATTATGAATACAAAGATATTTTTCAAAAAACCTATATCGATGTGGTGCGGAGTTCAAGAGATGGTCACATCAAATTTACTGGAGCATTAGACAAGGCTCCCACTTTACAAACACAATTTACCGACAATGATATCTCCCAAGCATTTAATATGATTGCGCGTACGATTTCTGTACATGAAGATTTAGGATTTAAGCGTCAGATATTCTTTGTGAATTTTTATGGTTGGGATCATCACGATGAAGTATTAAACAATCAGAATGAAATGTTGGGAATTGTAGATGGTGCTTTGTTACAATTTAATGCTGCGATGGAAGAACTGAATTTGTCTAATCAGGTTACCACATTTACTGCTTCAGAATTTGGACGTTCCTTAATTTCGAATGGTAATGGAACGGATCATGCCTGGGGTGGAAATGCGATGGTTATGGGAGGCGCTGTGAATGGCAAGAAGATCTATGGAAAATTTCCATTACTGGCTTCCAACAGCGATTTGAATGTGTATGACGGCATCATGATACCAACCACTTCGGTTGATCAGTATTTTGCTGAATTGGCATTATGGATGGGTGTACAAGCCTCCGATCTTTCGTATGTACTTCCAAACATCGGACATTTTTATGATCCGAATTCCGGTAAAGCCCCTATTGGATTCTTAAAAATTTAA
- a CDS encoding T9SS type A sorting domain-containing protein: MKKIILFINIVFCLELNAQCFPDRHSTNWFDAWVSCQEKENPNPVNKPGHWILFDLTNQYEIDKIKFWNINDPDRLNWGMKDVLIDYSVDSILWSNAGTFSLQKADGTNRYEGMDWTDVVIPKARYVLISGLTNYGGSCAGFAEIRFSAEKINMVTDNNNPDLPIANELDIKIEPNPFSLATRLEFKGNSNEPLEIQISDWFGRPIYSEQLTLNKSYQSIRIHTQQWIAGAYLLTCKQGNQITRKQLIKI, from the coding sequence ATGAAAAAAATTATACTTTTTATAAATATTGTATTTTGTCTTGAACTAAATGCACAGTGTTTTCCGGACCGCCATTCTACCAATTGGTTTGATGCTTGGGTTTCTTGTCAGGAAAAAGAAAACCCCAACCCGGTAAATAAACCAGGACATTGGATTTTATTTGATTTAACAAACCAATATGAAATTGATAAAATAAAATTCTGGAATATCAATGATCCGGATCGGTTGAACTGGGGAATGAAAGATGTATTGATTGATTATTCTGTAGACAGTATTTTATGGTCGAATGCAGGAACGTTTAGCTTGCAAAAAGCAGATGGCACCAATCGTTATGAAGGCATGGACTGGACCGATGTCGTCATTCCTAAAGCACGCTATGTATTAATCAGTGGTTTAACCAATTATGGTGGAAGCTGTGCTGGTTTTGCTGAAATCCGTTTTTCAGCAGAGAAAATCAATATGGTAACAGACAACAATAATCCCGATTTGCCAATTGCTAATGAATTGGATATAAAAATTGAACCCAATCCGTTTTCTTTGGCTACCCGTTTAGAATTTAAGGGCAACTCGAATGAGCCGCTTGAAATTCAAATATCCGATTGGTTTGGAAGACCTATTTACTCAGAGCAGTTAACACTCAATAAATCGTATCAAAGTATTCGTATTCATACTCAACAATGGATTGCAGGTGCCTATTTATTGACATGCAAACAGGGCAATCAAATAACTCGAAAGCAATTGATTAAGATATAG
- a CDS encoding DUF1761 domain-containing protein has translation MEPQLNMMAIGVASLIPMIMGFIYYHPKVMGNAWMNANGFSQESLGNGPKPIWYLVALVLSFLFAVKFAVEVTGPGQDVAPDGHSYVTFQHGMAHGIVNTIMIILPIFGTLSIFEKRSWTWAFINVGYWGLCLIIMQGILSAWR, from the coding sequence ATGGAACCACAATTAAACATGATGGCTATTGGTGTAGCCTCTTTAATTCCCATGATCATGGGTTTTATTTATTACCATCCAAAAGTTATGGGAAATGCTTGGATGAATGCAAATGGATTTTCACAAGAGAGTTTGGGCAATGGTCCTAAACCGATTTGGTATTTGGTTGCATTGGTGCTTTCTTTTCTTTTTGCCGTAAAATTTGCTGTAGAAGTCACTGGACCTGGTCAGGATGTTGCACCAGATGGACACAGCTATGTAACGTTTCAACATGGTATGGCACATGGGATCGTTAATACAATCATGATTATCCTGCCTATTTTTGGAACGCTGTCCATTTTTGAAAAAAGATCCTGGACCTGGGCATTTATCAACGTTGGATATTGGGGCCTTTGCTTAATTATAATGCAGGGTATATTGAGCGCATGGAGATAA